CGGTAAGCGGCATCATTGCCATTGGGGCAGAAGTCAAAAAAAGAGCCTATGGATGCCCTGTTTGTAAAAATCAGAGTTGTATTTACCGGAATATTCAACGACATGAAGAGAGAGCCTAAAATTTATCTGTTGCTTTGCTTATTAAGCATATCGGCAACCTTGTTGGGAATCAATATTTACATCTCCCCGACCGGGAATGACAATTCGGGAGGGTCAATCCAGGCGCCATATGCAACGTTATACAGGGCTTTATGGCAAGCCCGCGAGCTACGTCGTTTGCATAAGGTGTCGGTAAAAGATACAGTCCATATTATCCTGAAAGGAGGAACTTATCCTCTTTATGAACCGCTTGTTATTCGTCCTGAAGACAATGGGACAAAAACTAGTCCTACAATCATTGAAAATGCCCATAATGAGCAGCCCATAATCAGTGGAGGAATCGCAATAACAGGATGGGAAAAATCAGGAAATTTCCAGGTTGCTTCTGTACCGGAATTTAACGGAAACAAGGTCAACTTTAGACAATTATGGATTAATGGGCGTAAAGCTGTCAGAGCGCGTAATGTATCCGACTTCAATAAAATGGATCGGATATTAGGATTTAACAAACAAACCAGAACGCTCTGGATTCCGGCATCTTCAGTCCGGGGATTGACCAATATTCCGCATACCGAACTTGACCTTCTCCAGATGTGGGAAGTGGCTAACTTGCGCATTAAATCCATCCGGTTTCATGGAGACTCTGCCGGGGTAACCTTTCACAATCCTGAATCTCAAATAGAATTTGAACATCCATGGCCGCATCCGATGATTCAAAAAGGGAATAACTCACCGTTCTATTTGACAAATAATATAGCATTTCTGGATCAACCGGGCGAATGGTATTATGATCAAGATCAGTCTAAAATCTATTATTTGCCTCGTAAAGGGGAAGATATGAATAATGTCAAAGCTGTAATTCCTGTCCTACAAACGCTGATCGAGATAAAAGGGACGCCGGATCATCCGGTTCAATATATTCAGTTCAAAGGGATTGGATTTGAATATGCAGGCTGGACACGTCCTTCTGAAAAAGGGCACGTTCCTCTGCAAGCGGGAATGGATATATTGGAAGGATATTCCTTAAAGCCTCCGGGAGCATTAGGAAATAAAAATAAAGGACTTGAAAATCAGGCATGGATAAAACGACAACCTGCTTCGGTATCCTTAACCGACACCCGGAACATAACCATTAAACAATGCAAGTTTGAGCATTTGGGAGCATGCGGGCTGGATATTATTTCAGGATCAAAATTCACGACGGTAAAAGGATGCCTCTTCCGCGATATAGCAGGAAACGGCATGCAGATCGGTTCTTTTGACGATAACGGATCGATAGAAACCCATATGCCCTATCATCCTGCCGACAAACGTACCGTATGTTCTGATCAACGTATTATGGATAATTACATTACGAATGTCTCTAACGAAGATTGGGGCTGCGTCGGGATTGCTGCCGGGTTTGTCAAAAATATTTATATTGAACATAATGAAATAAATGATGTTTCATACACCGGAATTAGTTTAGGATGGGGTTGGACAAAAAGTCCCAATTGCATGAGAAACAATCATGTTATCGCCAATTATGTTCATCATTATGCAAAGCACATGTACGATGTCGCAGGAATATACACTCTTTCGGCACAACCAAAAACGATTATCGAGGACAATGTGGTGGATAGTATCTACACACCGTCTTATGCACATGATCCGAATCATTGGTTTTACCTTTACACAGACGAAGGGTCATCCTATATAACGATTAAAAATAACTGGACTCCGGCGGAAAGATTCCTGAAAAACGCAAATGGGCCGGGAAACGTCTGGAAAAACAACGGGCCAACAGTATCTGACAGCATAAAAGAACATGCCGGATTGGAAAAGAAATACCGATTCTTACAGAAAGAATTCTGACTTACAAACGAATAACTTGAAGCATAATGCCAATAATCTCACAAAGTATATAAATATGAAACGAACCATTTTACTTGTTTTAATGTCAATTGTTATGCAACTGACCTTTGCTCAAAAAGTCGCTACATGGATCTATTATCCCGGAGATTTTGAGATTTGGCTGGCAAATCAGGTGCAAAATCGTCGCACCGACCGGGGAACGTTCTTCCCTCCATTCTGGAAGATGGATAGTTTCTATGTACTGGTTGAGTTTTCAAAGAAGGTGACATTAGCAAAGCCAGAAGATATATCGTTAAGGGTAGAAGGCAAATACAACGTCAAAATCGACGATAAATTTCTTCCGGGATTCCCCACAAAAATTGCTATCCCGGCAGGACATCACCTCATTCAAGTCAAAGTTTACGATCAAGCCAATGTCCCGGCTATTTATGTGAATGGTACAACCATTAAATCTGACAGTTCATGGCTGGTAACCTATGAAGACAAAGAATGGATTGATGCATCCGGAAGAGCCTCAGACACTTCGACCGGAACAGTATATGTAAATGCCGGATCATGGAATTTCAATTCGCCGGATACTCCCCCATCTCACTTCAAACTTCCCACGACACCTGAATCGCCGGTTTCGATGACAAAGAAAGACAAAGGAATGTTGTATGATTTTGGCAAAGAGACTTTTGGATATGTGAAATTTAACGGATTACGAGGGAAAGGACTCATCCATATCTATTACGGAGAATCCCCGGAAGAAGCGCTTTCAACCCATTATTGCGAGACATTGGATAGTCTGCCTGTAGACAACAGGTTGCCTAAAAACGTAACCATGACGGATTCCAAAGCTTTCCGTTACATCTATATCGTAAAGGACGGACAATTATCCTATCATTCATTATCGATGAATTATGAATATCTTCCATTGCAACAAACAGGATCCTTCAAATGTAACGATACTTTAATCAACAAAATCTGGGATGTTTCTGCCTATACGTTACGTCTGACAACACGGGAATTCTTTCTCGATGGCATTAAACGGGACCGGTGGATATGGAGCGGCGATGCTTACCAAAGTTATCTGATGAACTATTACAGCTTTTTCAATTCACCGGCAGTAACCAGAACCATATATGCATTACGGGGTAAAAATCCGGTAACAAGCCATATAAACACCATTATGGATTATACTTTTTACTGGTTTATGAGCATCTATGATTATTACCAGTATACGGGGGATAAATTCTTTATTAAACAAATATATCCCCGGATGAAAAGCATGATGAATTTTTGCCTGACAAGAAGAGATGCGAATGGAATGATGGAGGGATTGCCTGGTGATTGGGTCTTTATTGATTGGTCGGACTTTAAAATGAGTAAAGCAGGAGAAGTAAGCTTCGAGCAGTTGCTGTTTTGCCGTAGCCTGGAAGTCATGGCATCATGCGCAAAATTAGAAAACGACACTATTCATGAAAAAGAATATAATGATCTGGAGAAAGGACTCAGATCGAAATTATTCACAGCATTCTGGTCAAACAAGGCAAATGCTTTCATCCAAAACAGGGTCAATGGGATAAAAAGTACGCAGGTAACTCCGTACACCAATATTTTTGCGGTATTGTTCAATTACCTGGACTCAACAAAAACAGAGGATATTAAAAGCGGGGTATTATTAAATCCTAATGCCTTGCAAATTACAACGCCCTACATGCAGTTTTACAAACTCGCCGCGCTTTGTGCGTTAGGCGAACAAAAACATGTTCTTAATGATATCCGAAGCTATTGGGGAGGAATGCTTAGACTGGGAGCAACTACTTTTTGGGAACAATATAATCCGAACGAAAAAGGAGCTCAGCTTTTAGCAATGTATGGCCGACCTTTTGGGAAAAGCCTGTGCCATGCATGGGGCGCCAGCCCAATATACCTGTTGGGGAAATATTATCTTGGCATCAGACCCACCACACCAGGCTATAAAACCTATGCAATAGAACCTCATTTAGGAGGATTGCAATGGATGGAAGGGACAGTTCCCACACCTCATGGAAAAATTTATGTATACTATAGTCATACGCTAATCAAGGTTAGATCCGACGAAGGCACGGGCGTGTTACATTTTTCCAGCCTGTTAAAACCATCATGTGAGAACGGGGATATTATAAACAAAGGTCATCATCAGTATGAAATGCAGGTTCAGGCGGGAAGATCATACACAATAACCTGCA
The sequence above is drawn from the Microbacter margulisiae genome and encodes:
- a CDS encoding alpha-L-rhamnosidase C-terminal domain-containing protein, coding for MKRTILLVLMSIVMQLTFAQKVATWIYYPGDFEIWLANQVQNRRTDRGTFFPPFWKMDSFYVLVEFSKKVTLAKPEDISLRVEGKYNVKIDDKFLPGFPTKIAIPAGHHLIQVKVYDQANVPAIYVNGTTIKSDSSWLVTYEDKEWIDASGRASDTSTGTVYVNAGSWNFNSPDTPPSHFKLPTTPESPVSMTKKDKGMLYDFGKETFGYVKFNGLRGKGLIHIYYGESPEEALSTHYCETLDSLPVDNRLPKNVTMTDSKAFRYIYIVKDGQLSYHSLSMNYEYLPLQQTGSFKCNDTLINKIWDVSAYTLRLTTREFFLDGIKRDRWIWSGDAYQSYLMNYYSFFNSPAVTRTIYALRGKNPVTSHINTIMDYTFYWFMSIYDYYQYTGDKFFIKQIYPRMKSMMNFCLTRRDANGMMEGLPGDWVFIDWSDFKMSKAGEVSFEQLLFCRSLEVMASCAKLENDTIHEKEYNDLEKGLRSKLFTAFWSNKANAFIQNRVNGIKSTQVTPYTNIFAVLFNYLDSTKTEDIKSGVLLNPNALQITTPYMQFYKLAALCALGEQKHVLNDIRSYWGGMLRLGATTFWEQYNPNEKGAQLLAMYGRPFGKSLCHAWGASPIYLLGKYYLGIRPTTPGYKTYAIEPHLGGLQWMEGTVPTPHGKIYVYYSHTLIKVRSDEGTGVLHFSSLLKPSCENGDIINKGHHQYEMQVQAGRSYTITCK
- a CDS encoding right-handed parallel beta-helix repeat-containing protein, which encodes MKREPKIYLLLCLLSISATLLGINIYISPTGNDNSGGSIQAPYATLYRALWQARELRRLHKVSVKDTVHIILKGGTYPLYEPLVIRPEDNGTKTSPTIIENAHNEQPIISGGIAITGWEKSGNFQVASVPEFNGNKVNFRQLWINGRKAVRARNVSDFNKMDRILGFNKQTRTLWIPASSVRGLTNIPHTELDLLQMWEVANLRIKSIRFHGDSAGVTFHNPESQIEFEHPWPHPMIQKGNNSPFYLTNNIAFLDQPGEWYYDQDQSKIYYLPRKGEDMNNVKAVIPVLQTLIEIKGTPDHPVQYIQFKGIGFEYAGWTRPSEKGHVPLQAGMDILEGYSLKPPGALGNKNKGLENQAWIKRQPASVSLTDTRNITIKQCKFEHLGACGLDIISGSKFTTVKGCLFRDIAGNGMQIGSFDDNGSIETHMPYHPADKRTVCSDQRIMDNYITNVSNEDWGCVGIAAGFVKNIYIEHNEINDVSYTGISLGWGWTKSPNCMRNNHVIANYVHHYAKHMYDVAGIYTLSAQPKTIIEDNVVDSIYTPSYAHDPNHWFYLYTDEGSSYITIKNNWTPAERFLKNANGPGNVWKNNGPTVSDSIKEHAGLEKKYRFLQKEF